The Poriferisphaera corsica DNA segment ATGTGGCAAGGATGAAGCATAGAAGACCGGGTGCGAGTTGGTGAAGAGTACTTAGCCATCTGTTTTTGGGTGATGGATTATCACGACTAATAGATTGATAAATCATCGCGCTGTAATAGGCGGTCAGGAAAGCGGCAATACATAGAAGGATCTGAAATACAAACCTCGCAGATGGATATGAGAGGTATGCAAATGGTAACGCGAGTACGGCAACAGGCGGCGGGTAGATATAACGGTTGTTGTCTGCAACGTTGCGTTCGGCTGCCAATTTTTTGTATTGCGGGTTCATGTGTGAACCACGATAGAAACCGGCGTTGAGTTGCTTGTCATTGGGGATTGGAATGGGGTAGAGGTGCTGTGGTTGGTTTTGCTGAATCATGACAGCGCCCATGTAGAGTTGCGCAAAATCTTCCACCTTGGGCTTGGATATTGCATAAGGCAGGAGTAGGCCGAACATGTAGAGGGCGGCGATCATGAAGAATGAGGTGTTGATGCGTTTGGCTGTTTTTTGTGTGAACATACCGCAAGGCCCATTGAGAAGAAGATTCAGATGTGCATTTTAATGGGTGTCGGCAATTAGGGAAAGGTTGATGGGGTCAGAGATTGACGTCAATAAAAACCCCCAACCATTGCTTGGTTGGGGGTTTATGTTTGTCAGTTTTTAGTGCATCAAAGGCCAGATTGGAGGAAGAATTCCATGAGTTCGTGGCCGTGCTCGATGTGGAGATCGGAGGCTTCGGCGTTGGCCTCGCAATAGGTACGTTCGACGGCGCCCTTCATTTTGTGGCCTGCAATGAGGAATGGGACGGGGCGGGCGTGGTGCTTGCGGTTGTCAACGCGGGTGTAGTGGTCGGGGAGAAGGAGGATGCGGTAAGGTTCGCCGCGGTCTTCGAGTGCGTTGTGGATTGGGCCGACGATGTGCTGATCGATGGATTCGATGGCGGCGACTTTGGTTTTAGCGTCCGCGGCGTGAGAAGCTTCGTCGGGCGCTTCGACGTGAACACAGACAATGTCATAGGCATCGAGTGCGGCGATGGCGTGTGTGCCTGCTGCGGCGTAGTCGGTGTCGTGATAGGAGGTTTGGCCGGGGACGTCGAGACGGTCCCAACCGATGAAGGCTGAGATACCGGCGAGGAGGTCGACGGCTGTGATCATAGCGCCCTTGATGCCATATTTTTCGAGGAAGGTGGGCATTTGTGGTTTGGTGCCCTGCCCCCATGGCCAGAGATGTGTGGCGGGCGCGTCGCCGATCTCGCGGCGTGTCGCGTTGATCTCGTGATCGGCGAAGATGGTCTCTGAACGATGAATGATGTCACAGAGGACTTGGGCGGATTCGCCACCGACGGGAAGGTATTTCTTCATGGGTTCGCCGGGAACGTCATGAGGAGGTGTTGTGACGAGTTCGGAATAGTCACGCGAGCCTGAAGAATCGATGAGGATGTTTCGGTAGCTGACACCGGGATAGATTTTGACGCCGTCGAGTGAGAACTCTTTGGCGAAATCTGCGAGGAGCGTGCGTGCTTCATTGTCAGTGATGGCGCCGGCGGAGTGATCTTGCATGTTGCCATCGATGACGGTGACGAAATTGACTCGGAAAATCCAGTCGGTGTCTGAGAGGGGGATTCCGAGTGCGGCGGCTTCGAGTGGAGCGCGTCCAGTGTGGTATTCAGCGGGGTCGTAACCGAGGAGTGACATGGAGCAGACATCTGAGCCGCAGGGCATGCCTTGGGGTGTGGTGTTAGCGGTTCCGATACGTCCGGCTTTGGCGAGGGCGTCGGTGTTGGGGATATTGGCGGCTTGGAAAGCGGTCTTGCCATCGAAGTCTTCGAGGGGAAGGTCGGCGGCTCCGTCGGGGATGATGATGACGTACTTCATGTGTGAGATTGTAATGGAGAGAGGGAAATCGGGGAAGTCGATGGACA contains these protein-coding regions:
- a CDS encoding cofactor-independent phosphoglycerate mutase, with protein sequence MSIDFPDFPLSITISHMKYVIIIPDGAADLPLEDFDGKTAFQAANIPNTDALAKAGRIGTANTTPQGMPCGSDVCSMSLLGYDPAEYHTGRAPLEAAALGIPLSDTDWIFRVNFVTVIDGNMQDHSAGAITDNEARTLLADFAKEFSLDGVKIYPGVSYRNILIDSSGSRDYSELVTTPPHDVPGEPMKKYLPVGGESAQVLCDIIHRSETIFADHEINATRREIGDAPATHLWPWGQGTKPQMPTFLEKYGIKGAMITAVDLLAGISAFIGWDRLDVPGQTSYHDTDYAAAGTHAIAALDAYDIVCVHVEAPDEASHAADAKTKVAAIESIDQHIVGPIHNALEDRGEPYRILLLPDHYTRVDNRKHHARPVPFLIAGHKMKGAVERTYCEANAEASDLHIEHGHELMEFFLQSGL